The sequence TACCTTGTAGCAGTATGTTCCTCCTGGCATTATAAACTCCGTCTTCTCTTCGTCTGGCCgatgcatcggtatctgattgtacccggaataggcatccatgaaactcagataTCGGTACCCCGCCGCCGCATCATCAAGAGCATCAATGTTGGGGAGGGGGAAGGAATCCTTGGGACATGCTTTGTTAAGATCGGAGTAATCCACGTACATTCTCCACTTCCTGCTGGGCTTTTTGACTAAAACTACATTCGACAGCCAGGTCGAGTAGTCGAGTTCACGGATAAAACCCGCTTCAAGTAGGCTGGCCGTttgcctggccacctcctctaCCCTTTCTCGGgacattttccttcttctttgagCCACTGGCTTGGCCTCTGCCCTCACGGCTAGGTGGTGTGAGATGAACTGGGGGTTTATGCCCGACATGTCGGCTGGCGTCCAAGCAAACAGGTCACCATTAGCTCTTATCATTTCCACCAAAGGTTCTTTCAAATCATGGGGTAGGTTTCTATTCACGAAGGTGAACTTTTCCTCCGAGTCGTCGACCCTAAATTTTTTGAGGTCCCCTTCGGGGCTTCGGTCTGGGTTTGTCGTCAAccctggcgtccaggtcggcgAGAAAAAGGCCGGATGCTTCTTTGGATTTCTTCCTTAGGGAGAGGCTGGCGTTGTCGCACGCGACTGCCGCTTCCAAATCTCCCCTGATGGAGCCTACCGATCCATCATCGGCAACAAATTTCATTAACAGTAGCTTAGTGCAAATCACCACTCCAAACTCGTTGATGGTTTTCCTTCCTAAGATGAGGTTGTAGGTCGTGGAGTCTCTCAGGACAACGAACTCCGCCATTAGGGATCTCTTCCCCTGGCCTCCGCCAATGGAGATCGGGAGGGAAACTACTCCGTCAGGCTTGATGAAATTATCCCCTAGGCCGACCACGCCATGTTGGTTGCCCCTCAAGTCGGCATCCCGTAGGCCCAAAGCATCAAACACATTGCAAAACATGATGTTCGAATCAGCTTCTGTATCTACCAGGATCTGTTTCACTATGCCAGTTCCAACCCTAGTTGTAATCACCATCGGAGGGTTCTCTGTCACGTCCTCAACCCATTGGTCTTCGGGGCCGAATGATATCGCACTTATTATCCTCTTCGGGCTCTCGCCTCTGTTTTACAGCGTGGCCTTTGTCTTCACTGGATCGATCATGATCCCGCCTCCGTGGTTCCCTGATAAGGTGGGAGAATTCGGCCAACTTTCTTTCCCAAATGGCCTGTTCCAGAGCGTCCTTCAAGTCGAAGCAGTCTTGGGCCTTGTGGCCATAGCCCTTGTGGTAGTCGCAATAGAGGCTTttgtttcctcccgtcctgtccttgagttgtcggggcttcgacaagatGCCCTTGTCGGCGATCTGTTGATAGACTTCAACGATTGGAGCTGCtaggggggtgtagttggtgaattTTCCTACCCGGGGGAAGGGTTTGAAGGCTTTAGCAGGCGCTCCGTTTTTAGAGTGCTCCTTTGACCTTTCCCCGCTACCGGGCGGGCGAACACTTGAGTAGGCGGACTGCCGCTTATTGGCTACCACAACCTGGCTGACTTCCTCATCATTGATGTATTCCTTGGCGACGTTTTGAATCTCTTGCATTGTCCATACAGGCTTGGTGGTAAGATGCTTTCTGAAATCCTCATTCGGTAATCCGTTTGTCAAGCACAAGCTGGCCACCGAATCGGTTAGGCCGTCGATCTCTAAACACTCGTCATTGAATCTGTCCAAATACTTCCGGGTCGGCTCGCCGCTCCTTTGAGTTACCCCCAGCAAATTAATTGGGTGCTTCGCCTTAGCGATTCGTGTGGTGAACTAAGCCAAAAAGGCCCGACTGATGTTGGCAAAGGTGGTTATAGAGCCCTGGAAAAGGGCGTTGAACCAACGAATTGTCGGTCCCAATAAAGTTACAGGGAAGGCGCGACACCTTACTTCATCGCCCaccccttccaggttcatcctggcctcaaaggccgttagGTGTTCCTGGGGGTCTTGGGTCCCGTCATacttcatgtccgttggcttatcGAAGTGCTTCGGTAGTCAGACTTCCAAGATTGAATGGTGGAAGGGGGTTGCACCCATGACCACTGGTTGTCGCCTTCTCCTCGGTCTTTCTCTACTGTCTTCCTTGTGTGATCGACTTCTCCTTGGCCTCTCTCTGTTGTCTTCTTGCTGTGGTCGGCTTCTCCTTGGTCTTTCTCTGCTGCCTTCTCGGTCTTCCTCTACGGTATCTCTTGTCGGTGATCGGGAGTAAATCACGATATCTAGTCATCTCCTGGGCACCTCCCTACTTTCCTGGCTCTCTAATTCTGACCAGGAGCTCGGAGTACGCCTGGAACGACTTCTTTGGAGACTTCTTTCTCTCCTTTGAGGAGACCGAGAACGCTCTTGACTCGGAGTCGGTTGATGGCGTTCTCTGCCGGCCACTTCTCGTTCTAGGTTTTGCACTCTGTGGTGCAGTTCTTGTATTATTCTGGCGCTATCACTACCTGTTCTCCCAAATGGTCGTCTCTCGGGTTACCGCGGGGGGGATCTGGTGCGCTCGTGAGAGGTGACCCCCGTGGCTACCCTTCCGCTTCTGGGGTCCATTCCCTCCCTGCGGGGCTCGCCTCCATCGCCCGCCTCTACCGGGCCCAAGATAAAGTCCATATCGGccagtccccacagacggcgccaatgtacggtATATCGGTTACCGGACGGTTCAAAGATATTTGCTGGGTGTGAAGGTGGGTTCTAGCCTCGACCTGGGTCCGGGTGTGAATGGCGGGTGCAGACGATTTCCCGAGCTCTTCATGAGGAGGAGGtgtcacctgcaaggacactccgacgctctagtcaggaAAATGTGCAGATGATAAAGGAGTAAAGGATATGATGACGTACCTTGAGGAGGGGTAGGACCCTTCCTTATATAACTTGTCAGTAGGGCGGACCCCACAGGGGGAGACCTCCTTCCAAAAAGCTTCCTTCCCTACAGCTGTCATGCAGCTGGCAGCGAGAGCGCGTGTCCGGATTGCAAGATCGGGCGGATTATGTGCATTGATCCGATCATATAGATCGAGTCGTCAGTAGGCCGGGTCGGCCGCCAAGCTAGCTGGGCCGGGCCGTAACAAAATTCTTATTCTTTAAGTATTAGGAAGATNNNNNNNNNNNNNNNNNNNNNNNNNNNNNNNNNNNNNNNNNNNNNNNNNNNNNNNNNNNNNNNNNNNNNNNNNNNNNNNNNNNNNNNNNNNNNNNNNNNNNNNNNNNNNNNNNNNNNNNNNNNNNNNNNNNNNNNNNNNNNNNNNNNNNNNNNNNNNNNNNNNNNNNNNNNNNNNNNNNNNNNNNNNNNNNNNNNNNNNNNNNNNNNNNNNNNNNNNNNNNNNNNNNNNNNNNNNNNNNNNNNNNNNNNNNNNNNNNNNNNNNNNNNNNNNNNATTAACTTTTTTTACCAATATTATCGCATAAATATTTTATCATGATTTAAATcgcataaatatttatttatcgtgaatagaattatatatatactcatatttatttttttacttattATCTCAAAATATCGTATTTAACAATTTAAGAGTATTGTTCTGGAGGTTACCTGAAATTGGATTCATTGGGCTTGAATGTGTGGCCCAAATGTTGAAAAGAGGTGGTCTTCGACTGGTTCACGTCTGTGAGCCGCCTTCTGAGTTGTTTGTATGCTTGAAtaggtgggggtggtacctgcaagacactccaatgcctaagtcagcaagggatTAAGCAGGTTTAGAATATTGGAATCTAAAGGTACTTGAgtgtgtcagggtatttatagaagatgagccaataaccaccgttgaagtagttccacttctgatagtggataaccgtccctttatcttaaggTTATTGACatctctcttctagaagtgggAGAGAGATTTATGGAGGCCGTTATTCACTAAGATAAGTGTTAGGTGCATGCTTACGTTGAACCTGACCTCTTGAAGGAAGTCGGACAAGCGGTAGAGGCCAATCTGCTGGATTGGGCCTTTTAACTCGATTTGGGCCTGGCTTTCTtatttgggccagggtatgaacagtatccCTACTCGAATCCGATCTCTTTACTATGAGTTGGGTTCGAGTATTAGTCGAACTCGGAGATACTTAggtcaaggttctcctttcaagtcggaaaaccgacgtgatttttattttaaaaccgaCTTGATTTCAAATTATCAACCGTCGCGTCTTTTGGCTCTTTGCATTTACACGTAGAGAGTGGTTACATTGGTAATGGCGCCCCCTTTTAATGAGTGGGCTACTTTTATAGTTATGCCCCTGGCTTCTTATAAGTACTCTTCAAtgttcctctttctcctctttcatCTTCTCTCCGAATTTTATCTTCCTGCTTTCTTCCATATTCGAAAGACATTCGCGCATTAGTGCTTGCCTTCTCTGTTCCTGGGTTTTTCAGCACTTTCGGCGTCCCTTTTGTTCTTGCTATCAGTTCTTTTCTCCAAGAAAGGTTAGTTTCTCATTACCTTCATTCTTTATTGGCTTTCACAGTATCTTCGTTATTTTTATTAAGTGTACTGACTAATTGAGGAAGAGACTCTGAGTAGGATTTATGGCACCTTCATTATTTGTAGTAGGAAACTTTagatttttgtgcttttctttttACAAAAATCATTTCCTTTTATGTGGTTGAATGTCTTGTTTGAAAAGGAAGTGTCTTGTTTCAAAATCTATTTTtgatggtttctttttctttatgcAATGTAGGTATATCTTCCTATATATTTTTCCATTTCTGAAAATATCTTCCCAAGTTTCTGAAGCCTTATTGAGATGGGTAGATTCTTCTGTCCTTTCAAAACACCCAATAGTAGATGATATTTTTATAACCGAACTTAGGAAATACCATATGATCTGTAGTCTTGATGCTGACGAACCCAAATACGAGTTAGTGGCCCCAGACCCTGAGGACCGAGTTTGCTGTGGGAGGATTAATGACTCTGACCCCACTTTGTTTTTATGTATGATTGCCTGTTTACCCGCTTGAGGGTTACCCTTCCATTCTCTAATTTTGAA is a genomic window of Arachis ipaensis cultivar K30076 chromosome B06, Araip1.1, whole genome shotgun sequence containing:
- the LOC107646455 gene encoding uncharacterized protein LOC107646455 is translated as MVITTRVGTGIVKQILVDTEADSNIMFCNVFDALGLRDADLRGNQHGVVGLGDNFIKPDGVVSLPISIGGGQGKRSLMAEFVVLRDSTTYNLILGRKTINEFGVVICTKLLLMKFVADDGSIPMHRPDEEKTEFIMPGGTYCYKVMPFGLKNAGATYQRLMNKILKDLIGKTVEVYVDDILVKTTEAEDLISDLENVFASLRRHDMRLNSLKCAFANGS
- the LOC107646454 gene encoding uncharacterized protein LOC107646454 — translated: MKYDGTQDPQEHLTAFEARMNLEGVGDEVRCRAFPFTTRIAKAKHPINLLGVTQRSGEPTRKYLDRFNDECLEIDGLTDSVASLCLTNGLPNEDFRKHLTTKPVWTMQEIQNVAKEYINDEEVSQVVVANKRQSAYSSVRPPGSGERSKEHSKNGAPAKAFKPFPRVGKFTNYTPLAAPIVEVYQQIADKGILSKPRQLKDRTGGNKSLYCDYHKGYGHKAQDCFDLKDALEQAIWERKLAEFSHLIREPRRRDHDRSSEDKGHAVKQRREPEEDNKCDIIRPRRPMG